The segment CCATCTACTAAATCTCGCGTAGCTAAAAATCTTTCACATCCTACGCAGTAAAGTCCTTTATATTTTTTCTTATATATATCCTTATTTTTATCACACAACCGCCATAGTTCTTTGGCGGCTTTTTTGTGTTCCGGACTTGTCGTTCGAATAAAATTATCGTATGAAAGATTGAGTGTTTCTTTAAGTTTTCGTACAGAATCTGCGTAACGATCCACATACGCTTGCACATCCTCTCCTGATTTTCGCGCCTCTTCACAAATCTTCTGCCCATGTTCGTCCGCACCGGTATTAAAAAACACTTCGTGATCTATACGTTTATAACGAGCAATCACGTCTGCTTGCACAACTTCAAGTGCAAAACCAATATGTGGTTCCGCGTTTACATACGGAATCGTGGTTGTAATATAAAAAGTTTTCTTCATTACGATGCCACTATTGCGTCTCTTCAGCGGCTTCTACTTGAATCTTCTCTTTTACTTTCCTCACATCATTTACCAACTCCTGCACCGCTGCTGCTACTGGAACCGACAATATAATACCGAGAAAACCGGCAAGTTGCGCTCCGATAATAAGTGCAAGAATGACGAGTAGTGGCGGCACACCGACAACTTTTGTAACCACAAGCGGATAGATGAGATAATTTTCAAATTGTTGAATGATTACATACAAACCTATAACCATGAACATGAACGATGCTCCACCGTCAATAAAGGCAATCAATGCCGCAGGAATTCCCGCAAGTATGGGGCCAAATACCGGAATCAATTCCGCTACCGCAGCGAGAATCGCCAACAAAAATGCATACGGCACACCCAAAATTGTAAGGCCAAGATACACCAATACACCTATAATGAGTGCCAGAAGTAGTTGTCCTTGCATCCATAATCCAATTTTATGCTGTGAACGACGCCATAATCCCACTGCATATTTCTGGTGTTTAACAGGTGTAATAACTTTGATAAAGTCATCAATACCAGTTTCCTGAACAGCAAAATAAAATGAAAATATAATAATCAACAAAAGGCTAAACACACCTCCAAATATAACGCTTATGGTTTTGAAAAATCCACCTGTTATATTTGAAAACGATGATTGCAATTCAGACACATAATTACCAAGAGAAAATGGCTCTGCTCCATCAGGTGGACTCAGAAAACCACTACCCGGAAATGAAGAAGATGAATTAAGTGAGTCCAGATACGTAGGTAGTGTCGATAAAAATCCAGCCGCCTCGTCCAGAATTGGTGGCAAAAAGAAATAAAAGAGTCCGAGAAAGAAAAAAACGATAATGATATATACCACGAGCACGGCGAGCACTCGAGGAAATCGATATCGCATAAACCATTTTGCCGCTGGTTCAATGGCTGAGGCAATAACTATCGCCGTTAGCACAATAAGTACAAGATCGCGAAGATAATAGAGAAGTGCGACAAGAATCAGAAACAGAATAATTCGTATTATAGTTCCTGAACTTATCTCTATGGTTGTCCTGTTAAAATC is part of the Patescibacteria group bacterium genome and harbors:
- a CDS encoding AI-2E family transporter: MTGDFNRTTIEISSGTIIRIILFLILVALLYYLRDLVLIVLTAIVIASAIEPAAKWFMRYRFPRVLAVLVVYIIIVFFFLGLFYFFLPPILDEAAGFLSTLPTYLDSLNSSSSFPGSGFLSPPDGAEPFSLGNYVSELQSSFSNITGGFFKTISVIFGGVFSLLLIIIFSFYFAVQETGIDDFIKVITPVKHQKYAVGLWRRSQHKIGLWMQGQLLLALIIGVLVYLGLTILGVPYAFLLAILAAVAELIPVFGPILAGIPAALIAFIDGGASFMFMVIGLYVIIQQFENYLIYPLVVTKVVGVPPLLVILALIIGAQLAGFLGIILSVPVAAAVQELVNDVRKVKEKIQVEAAEETQ